A DNA window from Argiope bruennichi chromosome X2, qqArgBrue1.1, whole genome shotgun sequence contains the following coding sequences:
- the LOC129960058 gene encoding uncharacterized protein LOC129960058 isoform X3 gives MLALRREKETQPPDLKPRDLLYSEMLMEGDLILQALNGFLMILTCDGEVFYTSHTVETYLGFHQSDICHQSVYELVHSEDREELQRHLMWNSHLPPERTDLNLQQTLSAENSHLLERNFTVRFRCLLDNTSGFLRLDIRGRIKILHGQNRKTEEPPLALFAVCTPFGPPSLLEMPQKDSMFKSKHKLDLSLVSMDSRGKQLLGYTDSELANKGGYDLVHYDDLAYVASAHQELLKTGASGLIAYRLLGKDGKFQWLQTSARLVYKNSKPDFILCTHRPLMEEEGRDLLGKRTMDFKVTYLDSGLASMNDRSGMLADSDFIMRCQRNRRYKSQIRDLLSASCRKRKVPGTDPYIEEATYNNMYTYTPTDNMNGLSPYVAAATAVPQNIFTAAIDNSRFLSAENFLHYRHLGGYYPDYSHHTQYASNGFLDMASATARTCFPTYQDGSQFPKEEKYYPCQLDSTPKFNGDAHSQQRLVQQVGGVSSSKPSCCETYAVAGTDSSATLRGCLMSATSAGIQPLLSTLDREPKISDLGCHSLSFSLPSVSSDCINVIKPKSSPLQSHLRESPHLVSSKDNKSTPDYVSAFSNDTRQSVLMWGNSLTRQSSSHPMTSSIFDTKLCKYSSHLDTGVKTSDLVGATSGTACKWSGNATTPKSSSPHNSTSPASGKVAPAVSYSSATYHPDIVHEIALVKNEVGRPVSQRLIGNPLLSISEVTNTLLNHE, from the exons aGTGATATTTGTCACCAAAGCGTGTATGAACTTGTCCATTCTGAAGACAGAGAAGAACTGCAGCGTCATTTGATGTGGAACTCGCACTTGCCTCCGGAGAGGACAGACCTCAATCTACAACAAACACTATCAGCAG aaaattctcaTCTGTTGGAAAGAAATTTCACAGTGCGTTTTCGATGTCTCTTGGATAATACTTCTGGCTTTCTG cgTTTGGATATTAGAGGTCGCATAAAAATATTGCATGGTCAGAATAGGAAAACTGAGGAACCCCCTCTAGCATTGTTCGCAGTGTGTACACCTTTTGGTCCTCCGTCTCTGCTGGAAATGCCGCAGAAAGATTCCATGTTCAAGAGTAAACATAAGCTTGATCTATCTCTAGTCTCTATGGATTCAAG agGAAAACAGCTTTTGGGTTATACAGATTCAGAGTTGGCAAATAAAGGAGGCTATGACCTAGTCCATTACGACGACCTTGCTTATGTTGCTAGCGCACACCAAGaac TTTTAAAAACAGGTGCTTCTGGTTTAATAGCGTACAGGTTGCTTGGTAAAGACGGAAAATTTCAATGGCTACAAACAAGTGCTAGGTTGGTTTACAAAAACAGTAAACCGGATTTCATTCTTTGCACACATAGGCCTTTAAT ggAAGAAGAAGGCAGAGATCTATTAGGAAAACGAACAATGGACTTCAAAGTCACTTATCTTGATAGTGGATTAGCATCCATGAATGATCGAAGCGGGATGCTAGCTGACAGCGATTTTATTATGCGATGCCAACGCAATCGACGATACAAATCACAAATACGCGATCTCTTGTCCGCTTCCTGTCGTAAGCGAAAAGTTCCAGGTACTGATCCATACATCGAAGAAGCTACCTACAACAATATGTACACATATACTCCCACAGACAATATGAACGGTCTATCTCCATATGTGGCAGCAGCAACAGCtgttcctcaaaatatttttactgcagcGATAGATAACAGTAGATTTCTATCAGCAGAAAACTTCCTACATTATCGACATCTTGGGGGATATTATCCTGATTATAGTCATCACACGCAGTATGCCAGCAATGGATTCCTGGACATGGCATCTGCGACAGCCAGGACATGCTTTCCAACATACCAAGATGGATCCCAGTTTCCAAAGGAGGAGAAATATTATCCGTGTCAATTAGACAGTACACCAAAGTTCAATGGAGACGCACATAGCCAGCAAAGACTAGTACAGCAAGTTGGGGGAGTATCAAGTAGTAAACCATCCTGTTGTGAAACTTACGCAGTAGCGGGTACAGATTCTAGTGCTACATTGAGAGGCTGCCTAATGAGTGCCACAAGCGCAGGTATACAGCCGCTGCTGTCAACTTTAGATAGAGAACCCAAAATAAGTGATTTGGGTTGTCACAGTTTGAGTTTCTCACTACCTTCTGTTTCATCCGATTGCATCAATGTCATTAAACCAAAAAGTTCACCTTTGCAGTCACACCTCAGGGAATCACCTCATCTGGTATCGTCCAAAGATAACAAGAGTACGCCAGACTATGTGTCAGCATTCAGCAATGACACTAGGCAAAGTGTCCTCATGTGGGGAAATTCTCTAACGAGACAGTCTTCTAGTCACCCTATGACAAGTTCAATATTTGATACCAAACTTTGCAAGTACAGTAGTCACTTGGACACAGGTGTTAAAACTTCAGATCTAGTAGGTGCCACAAGTGGAACTGCTTGTAAATGGAGCGGTAATGCCACTACACCAAAGTCATCGTCACCTCACAACAGCACAAGCCCTGCTAGTGGGAAAGTAGCCCCAGCAGTCAGTTATAGCAGTGCCACTTATCATCCAGATATTGTACATGAg ataGCCCTAGTGAAGAACGAAGTTGGGCGACCTGTCTCACAGAGGCTCATCGGTAATCCCTTACTCTCCATCTCAGAAGTGACTAATACTCTCCTCAACCATGAATAG